TACTTTTTGATACTCCTGTAAAACTTAACGACTGGAAAGAAATTTTAGTTGATTCTTCAATGCAAACAAATATCGAAGGCATTTTTGCTGCTGGTGATTGCTTAGCTAAACGCTATCGTCAGATTACTACTGCAGTAGCTGACGGAACAATTGCAGGATTAAGTGCTTTAGAATACATTAATAAATAATTGTTGGAGAGCAATTATTGCGTCGAGCCGAGTGATTAATTTCATTCGGCTTTTTTTATCTAAAAATTAACAATTGATAGAATTAACAAATGAGAAACATTTGTAATTTTGCCTCTGTTAATATTCTTCAGGGCAGGGTGAAATTCCCGACCGGCGGTGATAGTCCGCGACTCCCAAGAGATTGGGACTGATTTGGTGAAACTCCAAAACCGACAGTAAAGTCTGGATGGAAGAAGAATAAGCATTGAGCCTTGGCATGAGGGGTTTCCTCTACGTTGTTGGTGTGCTAAATAGAGCCCTGAAGTGATTGAAACTTGAGGGCTTTTTTTATGACAGACAGAAAAATACAGCAGCTTAAATTTGATCGCAAAATGATGCGAAACAGCCTCCGATTGGCAAAAAAAGGCTGTGGTTTTGTTGCTCCAAATCCATTAGTTGGCGCTACCATTATTAAAAACGGAAAGATAATTGGCGAAGGCTATCATCAAAAATTTGGAGAAGCCCATGCAGAAATAAATGCCATCAATAATGCCACTGAATCTGTACAAGATGCTACCATTTATGTAAGCCTCGAACCCTGTTCTCATCAAGGAAAAACTCCGGCTTGTTCGCTAGCAATTATTCAAAACGGTTTTAAACGTGTAGTTATTGCAACACTTGATCCCAACCCTTTAGTTGCAGGTAATGGCGTAGAAATGCTAAAAAAAGCAGGTATAAAAGTTGAAGTAGGAATTCTAGAAAAAGAAGCTTTAACATTAAAC
The window above is part of the Bacteroidales bacterium genome. Proteins encoded here:
- the ribD gene encoding bifunctional diaminohydroxyphosphoribosylaminopyrimidine deaminase/5-amino-6-(5-phosphoribosylamino)uracil reductase RibD, yielding MTDRKIQQLKFDRKMMRNSLRLAKKGCGFVAPNPLVGATIIKNGKIIGEGYHQKFGEAHAEINAINNATESVQDATIYVSLEPCSHQGKTPACSLAIIQNGFKRVVIATLDPNPLVAGNGVEMLKKAGIKVEVGILEKEALTLNERFFKFIQTRKPFIAIKMATSLDGKIATFSGDSKWITNKSSRKFAHQLRQKYSSILIGINTVIADDPSLNVRLKNTSNSNPLRIVLDSKLQIPLQAKILNISIAPTWIATTKQAPSIKIKQLENLGVKVLVCPKKEG